A window of Cryptomeria japonica chromosome 3, Sugi_1.0, whole genome shotgun sequence contains these coding sequences:
- the LOC131054371 gene encoding MDIS1-interacting receptor like kinase 1-like, with the protein MEGGHWVFVLVFLSHVGSSQSSHSSNAKLLLSLKSAIVDPSGFLDGWREANYSHYCSWAGVQCDSFDRIIGLDISNMNLSGQIAPQIGYFHSLINFSVAANKFTGPFPSNITNGLGLKSFNICSSMFVGNFPTNFSKLKALEILATLKQHTLS; encoded by the coding sequence ATGGAAGGGGGTCATTGGGTGTTTGTCCTGGTTTTTCTTAGTCATGTGGGTTCATCTCAATCTTCACATTCTTCCAATGCCAAGCTGCTTCTGTCCCTCAAATCTGCCATTGTTGATCCATCTGGGTTTCTGGATGGCTGGAGAGAGGCAAATTATAGCCATTACTGTTCCTGGGCTGGGGTTCAATGTGATTCTTTTGATCGTATCATCGGCCTGGATATATCAAACATGAATCTTTCTGGCCAAATTGCACCCCAGATAGGTTACTTCCATAGTCTCATCAATTTCAGTGTTGCAGCGAATAAGTTCACAGGCCCATTCCCTTCAAATATCACAAATGGCTTAGGTCtaaaatccttcaacatctgcaGTAGTATGTTTGTTGGGAATTTTCCCACCAACTTTTCCAAATTGAAGGCCCTGGAGATTCTGGCCAcccttaaacagcacacactaagctGA